Part of the Caretta caretta isolate rCarCar2 chromosome 7, rCarCar1.hap1, whole genome shotgun sequence genome is shown below.
GTCACAATATCTATTCGGTTAATTTTTGTCAATACAGAGGTTAAGGCATCAGCTGGAAAATATAATAAGTAACATCAGAAAAAAAACTCAGTTATCTTTGAGCTATGTAATTGTTTACCTCAGTCTCAATTATACTGGATTAATTAAAAGATGCTGAGACATATGTTTCACCTTAGTGCTTTTGTTTGGTTCTGGAAAGTTATATTTATTAGCTTGTCTAAAATCATTCTGTGGCATATTTATATGAGGCATACAATGTCTAGTATGATTCTCTTTCACAAGGTAATTACATTGTTTTTGATGCCATCATTAGAAGCAACATGACTGAGACCAGAGGTTTTCTAAAGAATATATTTCCTCACTATAAGAACAAAATATCCTTCCACTAAGGATACCATGGTAGACTTTGGAACAACAGGTGACTGAACATAGGGCTAATGATCAATAAATGGGATGTGTGGTTTTGCTGTAGCCACGTCAGTACCATTGTATTAGAGAGACAGGATGGGTGAGGTAATCATATCCTTTatttagaccaacttctgttggtgagagagacaagcttttggaaGAACTCtgggtagcttgaaagcttgtctctttcaccaacagaagttggtccaataaaagatatattacctcacccaccccatCTCTCTAATAAATGTGATGGTATTTAGATGTAGAGAAATCTTGTTGGGCAGATGGTATTTCTGCAAATGACCCTAAGGGATGGATCCCTTTCACATTCATCCttacatttcagatttttatttctgttaaatTATTAGATATGCCCCCTAAAGATCTAGGGACAGAAAGGgtcctctccctctcccaggcAGAGAAGGATCTGAACAAAGTGAAATCAGTGCAGCTCAGCTGAAACAGGGATGGGTCTGGTGGGGAAGTCCATACAGTGCATCTGCATCTTTTGCAGGGGACTAGGGGTGATGATAGAGCATGGCTGGTGGAATCACAACTCTCCAGACTCACCGGCCAAACCCATACATCgtgcgggagggggagggctcaGCATGTATAATGGCTGCAATAATGGCAACAGGGTGGTTCAGCATCCACTCTGCAACCTCTTACAGGGGATTCTGTCCTGCTAACACATGCAGCCCATCCCAGGGTACAGGCTGAGTACTTATAAACAGTACACATTTGTCAGCGGTTTTAGTGACAAAACTAGTGAAAAAGGACAGTTGAAAACTTGAAGAAAACTTATCCTCAATTATCCTCATTCCTTTACATATGCCTGGAGAATAACAGGCATTCAGAAGACGGATCAGGCCAGTGACACATATTGGAGCTGATCGGGAGAGCTAGGACGGAGATTTAACTGAGCTAAACTAGGAATGTATGAGTTGGAAGATGGTAGAGGACACGACTGTCCTACTATGAAGGCCAAGAAGTGAAGGTTtaccctctctcttctcttccagtatgcaACGATTCAAATGAAGCAACTACATAAACAGATACGGTAATTACCAAGTGAATACATATTGTAATTTCTTTAACCCTGGTAAAAATAGCTAGAGCAGGAAATGTTATTTCATGAGTGCTACTTAGAAAAGCTTTATGACGTTTTCATATTCATGTCCAAATAATAAAGATGATGGGAACTACACTATTTAGAATATGGCAACATATGAAGTTGTGTATAATTTATAACCAACAATAACTGCTCTGAACTTACTTGTAgcatttttcccatctctggtAACCCATTTTTTTAATAACATGAAACTCTGAGCAATCAGAGAATTTGGGTTTTCTACACGGATTTGATTAATTTCATCCACAGAAAAATTCAGTTCTCTTGCCAGTTCTATAAAGCAAGAAAAAATATACCATTATCATCATGTGAGTCTTATCTTGTCAATTCTGTAAAAGTAACAGTTTTATTCGGTCACACAGATgaattaatgtaaaaaaaatctgaaacatAGTTTATAATTAATTTATGAGATAATTACAACCAGGGGTATTAACATTTCACAGAAAGACATCATGCCATATCTTGTAATCATATCCCTGGTAGGTATTATCATACCTGTATCAAGTACACACACTGCTGTAAGGTAAAAATTGTGAACAAAATCTCTGCAGAGGTTACCTCATTgctgttgatttttaaaatcttgtatcCTATATATGCTTGAtatccagattactacatatcaCTCTTCATCTACACTATAATCACTGATACAGGGTGACACAGTACAACAAGCTGAGTTTATGATACAAGTTGATTTGCATTGCTGTACGGTGTAGAACTGCAGGACTACTACAATTACTGTTATGGGCCTTATTCTCAGAGATGCTGAACACCTGTAAATGTTGCTGAAGCCATTGGGAGCTTGTGGTGctcagtgctttggaaaatcaggACACAGGACAACAGGAAATGCCATATTACACCAGATGAGTGTCCAGCCAGCAGGTTCTCAACCCTCTCAACCCATTTGTGCCAACTATTCCCAGAACAAGATTTAAGGAGAATaaatttttttcaccattttaaataaaagtgtttgtttatttactgATCAATGACAAGACAATTCTACCATTAGCACTTCCTGCGAGGTTTCTTCTTTTAACTGAAAATCTATTGAAATGTTTAATAATTTACAACAAACTGATACGGACTCCACTTTTGGGAGTTAGAGAGCACCGCCGACAATGTGCACAGAACCCTCAATCCTGAGTGACTTCTATGGGAACTGAATATGGTCAAGTCGATAAAGAACTTGTGGTACTCGACTATAAAAGATGATCTGCAAAAATAATTGCTAAGTTCAATTTCAGTCTGACAGCATAAAAACGTACCTGTCCAGCTAAGTCCCAGATGATCAGCTACAATTGCCATCCTTATGTCTGTTCGTTCACATGGACTCTGTGGACCTGTGATTTACAATTTCTTGATTAAAAAGATTTTGTAAAGAAACCTACAACACTGGACAATAGtttataatattttaattttaccaAGTTGCTGGTGTTCAGATTGTATACTAAAATGATTGTGTCTTAATAACCTACAAAATAATTTCTTTGTCACAGCTTTTATATTTTCACCTGTCTAAAGTCAAATGTCAAACTACATGATGTTGTAGTATGAGACCAAACATGCTGACGTTCTAGCTACTGGACTATACACAAATGTTTCTATTACTGGTGAAAAACACCAGGGTGGGATTAACATCTATTTTTTCTACTTTGACAGAATGAAATTTGCTGTCACAAAATAAATCTTTCAAAGTCCTGAATTACATCAATGTCTTCGGCATGCTTCACTAGCTGTCTACAATATAGAATTTGtttaaaggaagaaagaagagtatAAGACAGCACATACAGATGACAATGACAGAATGAGAACTACAGAAAGTCACTCCACAGGCAATCACAACAGTTCATGCACTAGGATCAACAAGTTGAAAGTTTTACAAACTAGGCTTGATCTCCACGAGGTGAGCCATGAGAGCTCCAGAAACCTGACTGCCTTCATTCTCACCAGTCCTCTTACTTCTCCTCCTCTCACTGTCGACCTTTTCAATCTTTGATTTTAAAGATGCTGCCTCTGTTCTCATATCTCTAGCAGACTTCGATGTAATGGAAGGCTGGTAAACTTGAGTAGCTTCTGATGATGTATTTCTTGATGAACTGTCTTCTTCATCATCAGACACCTCTGACTGCATCTTTTTCTCTTCATCAGATAGACGATCCACAAGCTTTAATGTCTCACCACTAATTCCCTTAAAATATTCAATAGAATGTTTACATACCTCCCTAAGCTGATTTTTCCTTACTTTCACTGTTGTCATTGTGACGGAGGTAGACCTTACCTTTACTGGTAATTTGGAAGGAAgctgtttgatttttcctttctctaaCTGCTCTTGCTTTTGCATTGTTGGTGTTTTTCTAGATATAGCTAGATTTTTTCTGGGTGTATTTTTTATTGGAATCTTAGATTTTACTTCTAGACATggagaagaattattttgttttattttgtcggGTTTactagcctgtctcactttactCGCTGTACTTTTTTGGACATTATTTTGTGGGATGACTTCTTTTACTGAACTGGCCTTTATGGGAAGTTTTGATTTTGCTCTACTCCCTACCAACTCCCTTGACCTTTGCTGCTGTCCTTGTACTTTTTGCTTATCTGTTATTCTGTGTCCTTGTGTTGCCCCTGTCCCTTTTCCTGAAGTGCTTTTCATTTGGTTAGCTTTCTGTATGGAACACTTGGATTCACAATGTTCTTTTAGCTCTACATTAcaggtattattatttgtatggctAGCAGATGAATCcaaattgttgttgttattaaaattatctttttgaaaatcaagtttttctttttgcctaCAGCTTCTCTCGCTAGTAGCTGAACTTGTAATCACTACTACATTTTCATTTTCTAATCCCTGACCGCTGGGCATCGCAGCTTCTATCTTATCTGTCACTTCTCCAGGGCCATCTTTCTTCAGAGTCATCGTGGAAGCAGAAATTCCCATTTTAATAGGTGTGCGCAATTTGGGATCAACTTTAGAAGTGTTAACAGTTGTCGATGATTTCTCCAGAGAATTACTACCAAGTGTGGCTTCCATACAATCTCCACTGGCCTGGATGATGGGCTTATGTTCAACTGCTGTTGTTTCTACTTGTCTCTCTAAGTTTGTTTCTACAATGCTGTCCCCTGACTGTGGCTGTGTGATGGCAGTTACTGTACTTTTATCCCCTtcccccttgtcccctgacttcccttCAGAAGTATGCTCACCAATCTGAAAAAATTGGAGTCTTTCTTCAACAAAATCCCTCTTGCTCATGTCAATTGCACCACTGCGAGTCATCTCAAACATCTTCCCTTCATGAAATGGGAAGGGGTTGGGCTCACTAGTTGGAGTACTTTCATCCGTTGGAGTTCTGGCTGGAGTTGTATCAGGTGTCGTTGCTTGCGATCTGTCTTCTACTGCCAGACCAAATGGCTTAGCCTCATCATCCCTTGATTTAGTTTCAAATACTTCATCATCTCCTCGATTACTGGACCATGGATCAAAATCTAGACTTTTGGTAGCTACTGTTTTAAAAGGTGTTGCAAATTCTTCATCTACTTTGTAACTGAAATACGAATCAGGAAACACAGTTCTGTCAGGGTGTCTGCCTTCCAAGGTGAAAAACTGTGCACCTGACTTCTGCTCAGTCTTATCTGCATTCTTTTCAGAACCTGGACCTTTTGCAAGTGCCTTGTCTTCTTCAGTGCctatctttccttcctcctcaatAACTTCCAGCTTACTTTGGCTAAAGCAACGATCAGTCTGTTTTAAAATGCCCTCTGTAGTCCATATATCCTTTTTGGTTTCTACTGCTGGACCTGCAAGTTTAGAATCACTCTCAGTTAAACCATCGTCTTCATCTTGTAAATCATAACCGTCGAGAGAGTCAATTTCAGTTGCATCTGTATCATGAGAGAATTCTGCAGTGGTTGCTATGGAACACTCGGTGATAGACTGGTCATTAGTCCCATTTTGTGCTATGTCATTCTGGGGTGACTCAAGACCAATGTCAAACTCATTAGGTTTTCCAGAACCGGGATCCCCTAACTCTTTCTGGTTCTGACTCTTGTCAGAAACTTTGGGTTTTGAGACTTCTTTCTGGTCATCTTCaacttcttttaatttaaaagtatACTTTTTTAATGGAACTGGTTGATAGAGTGATTCATCATCACTAGAGTCACTGACATCTGCTCCCGGTGGCACGGGGGAAGGTGGCTGTACTCTTATGACTGGTTCAGCCAGTTGACATTTGTCATATTCATCTTGCAGATTTACTTCTATCATCTCCATTTCACTCTCAGGGGAATAACGATGATTCTTTTCTGAATCAGATTGATCTGCATCTAATGGTGGAGGAGGTGGGAATTCAATGTAGGCAACTCTGTTACTTTTGGGTCTTTTGTTAGAATCTTTGTTTATATTATTAGGCAATATTTTGTCAATTTTTGGTGCTTCCACTGCTATGTGTTTTACAGAGGTTGACTTAGCCTCTGCTTCCTCTTCTGATTCCTCAGAAACCTCAGGTATGGGACTGGGCTTGCCTGGTATATAAGCTATTAGTGAGTCGGGTGTTTTAGAGGTAAACTCATAACTCACTTCCTCTGAGCTGGGTGTTTCTGGTGTTAAAGGGCTTTTCCCAGAGCTATCTATAAAGGATACTTGTTCTAGAGTGTCATCTTCTGGACTACCTTGTGGAGAAGGCGGTTGTTTTTGCTGTCTAGCTGTATAAAATGTCCCCCTAGTCTCTTGTACTGTCTTACTTTCCtgacttacaattttttttacatttccttGTTGCACCTCCTTTTCATACTGCTTTCCTACTTGAACAAAACTGACATAAACTGGCAAAGTCTTTACCTCTTTCACTCCCTCACTATTTACTAAAGGTGCAACTTTATCCAAGTAATCAAGGGGACTAGGGTCAAATACCTCACTTGAAGGAGATTCCTTTCCAGGACTAATGTCTAAAGAATCAGGTGATTTGCTAGGGGATATTTCAGTTTCCTCCACAGGAGGACTTAACACTATGGAACCTTGTTGCTTGGTAACTTTAGTGACTTTTGAATGCTTTATTTTTTCATCTTCTACATAATCAAATTCTCTCTGAACTTGCTCCTTAATCATAGTTGACCGGGACACTTTAGCTGACAGTTCATATACTGCTTTTTTTGACTGATCATAAACACTATCAAGAATGGTAGGAGATGAAATTCTTTTCTCCTCAGAAATTCTGACTGGAATGTGGGACACAGTCAATTCCtttctttttgaagttttatCTGTCATTTCATTGGTGTATTCCCCTTCTCTGACAACAAACTCTCTGTATAGAACCTTTTTTGATGGAGATTTTACAGTCATTTCCTTCATCTCCTTTGAATGGGATCCATGTGTTGGCAATTTGTGTTCACACTCTGTCACAGTGATAAATTCACTCTTTTTGTTAGTTTTAGTCTCAgcatagtcaacatggttttcttTCACCATATCTTGAACGAGTACATGGGaaagcttttctttttgtgctttATGGTTAGAAGCTCCAGGACTTTCCCATGTTCGATAGATTTTTTTGTCCCAATGTCCCTTAGCTGGTAAGTCTGAGCTATATGCCAAGTCTTTAGCTTGCTGTTCAGAAGTATATTCTAGCAGACTTTTACTTGATGTTTCAGTGCTCTGTTCCTGTACCTTTGAAGCACAAATGTCTTCTATAACTTTTCCTTTACCTTGGACATTATCTTCTTTCAATTTCATAGTAGTAAATTCTTTTTGCAATGATGTATTTCCTTCTGTCAGATCTATTTGCTTTGGGTGCTTTTCTCTTGCATAAAACTGATACACTGGTAGTTTGCTTTCTTGTAATTTCTTTACTGGAATTTTGGATTGActatcttcctttttttcttcttgagaTAGATCTTTAGTCCTTGGACTTATACTTTGTTCAAATTTAAGTTTAATGGAATTAAGCTTGGATTGTTTTAGCTGAAATCCAGTCTGTGAAGCTTCAGTTGGTTTACTCTGCGGAGCATTTCCTTTGTGTTCCATAGTTTGTTTACAGTCCCCTGTTTGTTGAGCAAGAATCCTTCTTTCAGGACTGCTGGGCAAACTTGCTGCTTTTCTTTCATCGGCTTTTGGAGAACACTTTCCATCATGCCCATACTGCTGTACTTTACTCCAGTCATCACTCAATGTCACTATTTCAGTGAGCAGTACTTTTtcagggctgctgctggcagagctaTGACTAGAATGCAtttctttgccattttttttATGTTGCTTTTTCTCTGGAGATTGTAGCTCATCATTCAACTTTTCTGTTTTGTCCCGAAAAAACTGTGATACTTCAGTCAGTTTTTCTTCTGCTTCCTTAACAGTCCTGTCCACCCTGTCTTCATACATCATCTTTTCTCTACCTCTGTCTAATCTGTCCTCAGTAAAGCGCATCCACATGGCATGTTTTGGACTACTAACATCTCCAGTGTAGTGTAACACTGTCACTTTATCATAATGATCATCTTTAGACATTTTACCTACACCATTTTCGGACACATCTTTATAGATTTTGGAAAGaatttcttttttgggggcagtGGCTACTTTTTCTCTGCATTGTTTATCAGACCCCTGTAACTCTGAACTAAGGGGTAGAGCATGGTCAGTAACTGACTCCTCAGTATCAGAATGAGACACATCTAGCTTTTCTGAAAGAAGCATTTTCTCAGCAAACCTGTAAGACTCCCCTCTTAATTCTGACAACTCATCATCATGGTATTCTATTGAGTGTTGACTCAAAAGCTTCAGTGTTTTGTAAGAGTCATCAGACAGGAGTTGAGCAGAACTAGGGCGACTGTCTTCTTCCTGAGACACAGGAGTGTTTACTCTAGAAGATTCCAGATAAGAAGGAAGTGACTCTTCAGCTGTTAGCTCTTCTTCTTCTTGCTGACCTTGTTCATCAGAACAAGGAAAAGTATCATGTTTTTCCAAACCTTTTAAGTTAATATCTCCCCGAGGTAAGTCTTTCTGATATACATACATTTCTTTTTCTGGATGCTTTTTTGTTTCTCTAATAATGACTTCAGTAGGTTCAGCTTGATTACCTTTTTCAATATGGACCTCTATTATACGCTCCAGTTTGGGTTTCATTTTGCTGTCCTTCTCTGCATGTTGTGGTGAAGTTTCAGCAGACTTGCTAACGTCTGATGTTACTGACGATTTATGTTCAAACAGACCTGCCAGTTCTTTGGAAGGGTCACGTCCTGATTGAAAGGCTTTCATTATGTCATGAACAGACATTGTTTCCTCAATTCTTTCCGAGGTACTTTCAGTGCATGGAGGTTTATGATAAACCATTCTAGTAGTAGTAGTGATGTGAGTTTCTTCTTTCACCCGGACACCTTTGCTAAGAACACACTTGTGGTCATCTTCTTCACTGCTGCTGGTTTGCATTTGAAATGCTTTAACCTTTTCTTTAATAGACCCAGTGGGTTTTTGTTCCAACTCCATTAAAGTAAGTGCAGGTTTCAATGAAGGTAGCTCCTCTGTTTGCTGCTCTGGAATCTCTTCTGATGATGGTTCATAGCTGCGGATAACATGAACTACTTCAGTTCTTGTTTCTGTAATAACAGGAGGGATGGGTACGTCATGGAAAAGTGGTTTTGGCCCTGTGCTTTCAGCACTTTGTGGGGCTGAAGGTGTTTTTTCACTTCTTGTTTCAAAGCCACTGTCAGACAAAGGACTTTTATCTTGGTCATGTTGAGAAAAATCATCTGGAGATTCTAAAATAGTATCTGTTCCAAAAAAGGAATCTGCGATTTTACATAATTCTTTTTCTGAAGTAGAAGGCCTCATGGAGGCTGGAGGCATTTTAAGTTTATGTTCCTGTAAAGCAATCACTGGTTTTAAAATGCGTTTTTGTCTCTCttcatcttttttcccctcttcaaaCTTGTACTTTATGTTTGCCAATGAACTACTACCAATATCATTTGTTAAATAATCAATAACTTTTGCCAAATTGTAATCCTTTTCAGATGCAGCTTTAGCTTTAATTTGCCCTTTTTCTGGAACAGGATGGCACGTTATAGCCTGCTGTCTTGCTTCATCAATCTCCTCTGTACTGAACTCTACCCATTCATCTTCAGATAAGTGTCCTTTATCGCTTTTTGACACTCTGGTCGACTCTTTATTTTCTAAACACACATCTTTTTTCAGTATCTCACTAACTTTTACCAAGTCTTCTTTTACTTTCTCAACAATTTTAAAAGGTTCTTCATCATCAATTCTACCCTCTTTTGTTAGTTCAGGTTGGAATGG
Proteins encoded:
- the ANK3 gene encoding ankyrin-3 isoform X8 — translated: MQSDTNASYLRAARAGNLEKALDYLKTGVDINICNQNGLNALHLASKEGHVEVVSELIKRGANVDAATKKGNTALHIASLAGQTAVVKVLVTNKANVNAQSQNGFTPLYMAAQENHLEVVKFLLDNGASQSLATEDGFTPLAVALQQGHDQVVSLLLENDTKGKVRLPALHIAARKDDTKAAALLLQNDHNADVESKMLVNRTTESGFTPLHIAAHYGNINVATLLLNRSAAVDFTARNDITPLHVASKRGNANMVKLLLDRGAKIDAKTRDGLTPLHCGARSGHEQVVKMLLDRGAPILSKTKNGLSPLHMATQGDHLNCVQLLIQHSVPVDDVTNDYLTALHVAAHCGHFKVAKVLLDEKANPNAKALNGFTPLHIACKKNRIKVMELLLKHGASIQAVTESGLTPIHVAAFMGHVNIVSQLMHHGASPNTTNVRGETALHMAARAGQAEVVRYLVQNGAQVEAKAKDDQTPLHISARLGKADIVQQLLQQGASPNAATTSGYTPLHLAAREGHEDVASVLLDHGASLSIITKKGFTPLHVAAKYGKIEVANLLLQKNASPDAAGKSGLTPLHVAAHYDNQKVALLLLDQGASPHASAKNGYTPLHIAAKKNQMDIATTLLEYGADANAITRQGIAPVHLASQEGHVDMVSLLLTRNANVNLSNKSGLTPLHLAAQEDKVNVAEVLVNQGAVVDAATKMGYTPLHVGCHYGNIKIVNFLLQHFAKVNAKTKNGYTPLHQAAQQGHTHIINVLLQNGASPNELTVNGNTALAIAKRLGYISVVDTLKIVTEETMTTITVTEKHKMNVPETMNEVLDMSDDEVRKAYTPEILSDGEYMSDVEEGEDAMTGDTDKYLGPQDLKELGDDSLPAEGYMGFSLGARSASLRSFSSDRSYTLNRSSYARDSMMIEELLVPSKDPHLTFPREFDSDSLRHYSWAADTLDNVNLVSSPIHSGFLVSFMVDARGGSMRGSRHHGMRIIIPPRKCTAPTRITCRLVKRHKLASPPPMVEGEGLASRLVEMGPAGAQFLGPVIVEIPHFGSMRGKERELIVLRSENGETWKEHQYDSKHEDLNEILNGMDEELDSAEELEKKRICRIITKDFPQYFAVVSRIKQESNQIGPEGGVLSSTTVPHVQASFPEGALTKRIRVGLQAQPVPDEIVKKILGNKATFSPIVTVEPRRRKFHKPITMTIPVPPPSGEGVTNGYKGDTTPSLRLLCSITGGTSPAQWEDITGTTPLTFINDCVSFTTNVSARFWLADCHQVLETVGLATQLYRELICVPYMAKFVIFAKMNDPVESNLRCFCMTDDKVDKTLEQQENFEEVARSKDIEVLEGKPIYVDCYGNLAPLTKGGQQLVFNFYAFKENRLPFSIKIRDTSQEPCGRLSFLKEPKTTKGLPQTSVCNLNITLPAHKKETESDQDDETEKSDRRQSFVSLALRKRYSYLTEPGMKTVERTAGATRSLPATYSYKPFFSTRPYQSWTTAPITVPGQTKSGFTSLSSSSSNTPTASPLKSIWSVSSASPIKSTLGASTTSSVKSVNDVASPIRSFRTISSPIKTVVSQPPYNIQVSSGSFVRAPAVTEASNLKGMASTSTFPSRTSPVTTAGSLLERSSITMTPPASPKSNINMYSSSLPFKSIITSASPLLTSPLKSVVSPAKSAVDAVSPSKVMTTSSLSSPVKHIPGPTDVALVNGSVSPLKYPSSANVITGSKTAAMFQDKISAATDSAGCAANLATDTVEKVFPTTTTMPFSPLRAFVSSTPSAFQSIRTPSAGALYTSFGSISATTSSVTSSTITVPVYSLVNVLSEPALKKLPESSLTKSAAALLSPSKTLTTETRTQPHFNRTSSPMKSSLFLAPSALKLSTPSSLSSSQEILKDVAEMKEDLIRMTAILQTDVTEDKPFQPELTKEGRIDDEEPFKIVEKVKEDLVKVSEILKKDVCLENKESTRVSKSDKGHLSEDEWVEFSTEEIDEARQQAITCHPVPEKGQIKAKAASEKDYNLAKVIDYLTNDIGSSSLANIKYKFEEGKKDEERQKRILKPVIALQEHKLKMPPASMRPSTSEKELCKIADSFFGTDTILESPDDFSQHDQDKSPLSDSGFETRSEKTPSAPQSAESTGPKPLFHDVPIPPVITETRTEVVHVIRSYEPSSEEIPEQQTEELPSLKPALTLMELEQKPTGSIKEKVKAFQMQTSSSEEDDHKCVLSKGVRVKEETHITTTTRMVYHKPPCTESTSERIEETMSVHDIMKAFQSGRDPSKELAGLFEHKSSVTSDVSKSAETSPQHAEKDSKMKPKLERIIEVHIEKGNQAEPTEVIIRETKKHPEKEMYVYQKDLPRGDINLKGLEKHDTFPCSDEQGQQEEEELTAEESLPSYLESSRVNTPVSQEEDSRPSSAQLLSDDSYKTLKLLSQHSIEYHDDELSELRGESYRFAEKMLLSEKLDVSHSDTEESVTDHALPLSSELQGSDKQCREKVATAPKKEILSKIYKDVSENGVGKMSKDDHYDKVTVLHYTGDVSSPKHAMWMRFTEDRLDRGREKMMYEDRVDRTVKEAEEKLTEVSQFFRDKTEKLNDELQSPEKKQHKKNGKEMHSSHSSASSSPEKVLLTEIVTLSDDWSKVQQYGHDGKCSPKADERKAASLPSSPERRILAQQTGDCKQTMEHKGNAPQSKPTEASQTGFQLKQSKLNSIKLKFEQSISPRTKDLSQEEKKEDSQSKIPVKKLQESKLPVYQFYAREKHPKQIDLTEGNTSLQKEFTTMKLKEDNVQGKGKVIEDICASKVQEQSTETSSKSLLEYTSEQQAKDLAYSSDLPAKGHWDKKIYRTWESPGASNHKAQKEKLSHVLVQDMVKENHVDYAETKTNKKSEFITVTECEHKLPTHGSHSKEMKEMTVKSPSKKVLYREFVVREGEYTNEMTDKTSKRKELTVSHIPVRISEEKRISSPTILDSVYDQSKKAVYELSAKVSRSTMIKEQVQREFDYVEDEKIKHSKVTKVTKQQGSIVLSPPVEETEISPSKSPDSLDISPGKESPSSEVFDPSPLDYLDKVAPLVNSEGVKEVKTLPVYVSFVQVGKQYEKEVQQGNVKKIVSQESKTVQETRGTFYTARQQKQPPSPQGSPEDDTLEQVSFIDSSGKSPLTPETPSSEEVSYEFTSKTPDSLIAYIPGKPSPIPEVSEESEEEAEAKSTSVKHIAVEAPKIDKILPNNINKDSNKRPKSNRVAYIEFPPPPPLDADQSDSEKNHRYSPESEMEMIEVNLQDEYDKCQLAEPVIRVQPPSPVPPGADVSDSSDDESLYQPVPLKKYTFKLKEVEDDQKEVSKPKVSDKSQNQKELGDPGSGKPNEFDIGLESPQNDIAQNGTNDQSITECSIATTAEFSHDTDATEIDSLDGYDLQDEDDGLTESDSKLAGPAVETKKDIWTTEGILKQTDRCFSQSKLEVIEEEGKIGTEEDKALAKGPGSEKNADKTEQKSGAQFFTLEGRHPDRTVFPDSYFSYKVDEEFATPFKTVATKSLDFDPWSSNRGDDEVFETKSRDDEAKPFGLAVEDRSQATTPDTTPARTPTDESTPTSEPNPFPFHEGKMFEMTRSGAIDMSKRDFVEERLQFFQIGEHTSEGKSGDKGEGDKSTVTAITQPQSGDSIVETNLERQVETTAVEHKPIIQASGDCMEATLGSNSLEKSSTTVNTSKVDPKLRTPIKMGISASTMTLKKDGPGEVTDKIEAAMPSGQGLENENVVVITSSATSERSCRQKEKLDFQKDNFNNNNNLDSSASHTNNNTCNVELKEHCESKCSIQKANQMKSTSGKGTGATQGHRITDKQKVQGQQQRSRELVGSRAKSKLPIKASSVKEVIPQNNVQKSTASKVRQASKPDKIKQNNSSPCLEVKSKIPIKNTPRKNLAISRKTPTMQKQEQLEKGKIKQLPSKLPVKVRSTSVTMTTVKVRKNQLREVCKHSIEYFKGISGETLKLVDRLSDEEKKMQSEVSDDEEDSSSRNTSSEATQVYQPSITSKSARDMRTEAASLKSKIEKVDSERRRSKRTGPQSPCERTDIRMAIVADHLGLSWTELARELNFSVDEINQIRVENPNSLIAQSFMLLKKWVTRDGKNATTDALTSVLTKINRIDIVTLLEGPIFDYGNISGTRSFADENNVFHDPVDGWQSEASSVHIEPPTPGRRISGELLDRLDDSPDQCRDSITSYLKGETGKVEANGSRTETTTEVKTKSYVQESINKVGKQSDKETLKPKTRSSVHTEEQTLLTAYQKSLEETSKPTVEEPKTSVPVSMKKMSWKTPEDSKPRANIQEEAGAATSEQKQGEGYKVKTKREVRHVEKKSYS